Proteins from a single region of Armatimonadota bacterium:
- a CDS encoding AAA family ATPase, whose amino-acid sequence MNFPFELKCEIREVPGAATSSITVYGGLTTLVGPNGSGKTQVLRALKSAVRPLVAQGKVHFLSAGRSAPVEQYRSDWDGSRGDSLNYDEAAFGGRKLRDRRHLSEAVTGDFHTLSFRADLQIKIAERLRRLFNRDVLLDWDEGRLRVRFVRLDSSHPPYSVAREASGLLQLVVLLAALYDDEVAALLIDEPEVSLHPQLQAFLLREIREVAGDPSTPGKKLVFIATHSTEMIDIRRPEDVASIVFCCDPDRPPIQVSPERPELKNAQLRALLPHLSHAHKLAFFCARPLLVEGPSDAFICTELDNRLSLYLAPTGAQLVPVMGKGRMPIVAKLLKLIGKSPIVLADVDAIADGLDLVSVYASDSSVAKAANAKGYSDAHAFAASVHGDFCHLADAQWHDIAPHAEQHPYWQLRDPTKNEVAQKRRAALAALMSMSAAERASMSNTVQWVAIYDRVTALLDFLETAGCFVFRRGTIECYYGTVDARTAAGKPGEALVEATTFAQADSALLEAQYADALRALRFAARVQSIDEREALRELLLAVSAPALAVLCKDTTPEQLNQLALRLLSDKASLLRLEPSAGDSGQPRLTIHLNSAVLPSTGFPIRLDKGCNPVTEVDRQLGIDSSDGV is encoded by the coding sequence GTGAACTTTCCATTTGAACTGAAGTGCGAGATAAGGGAGGTGCCTGGGGCCGCTACTTCGAGCATCACTGTCTATGGGGGCCTCACCACGCTTGTCGGCCCCAATGGCTCGGGGAAGACTCAAGTCCTTCGGGCACTTAAGTCGGCGGTCCGTCCGCTTGTCGCGCAAGGCAAAGTCCATTTCTTGTCGGCCGGCCGTTCCGCGCCCGTCGAGCAATACCGCTCGGATTGGGACGGGAGCAGAGGAGATTCACTGAACTACGATGAGGCAGCTTTCGGCGGGAGGAAGTTGCGCGATAGACGGCATCTCAGTGAGGCCGTGACGGGGGACTTTCATACGCTCAGCTTCCGAGCTGACCTGCAGATCAAAATCGCGGAGCGACTCCGTAGGCTCTTCAATCGTGACGTTCTTCTCGACTGGGACGAAGGCAGGCTGAGGGTGAGATTCGTAAGGCTGGACTCGTCCCATCCGCCCTACTCAGTGGCGCGAGAGGCGAGCGGACTGCTGCAGCTGGTGGTGCTCTTGGCGGCCCTTTATGATGACGAGGTCGCCGCGCTCCTCATAGACGAGCCGGAAGTCTCCCTCCACCCCCAACTTCAAGCGTTCTTGCTTCGCGAGATTCGTGAGGTTGCAGGCGATCCGAGTACCCCTGGCAAGAAGCTCGTGTTCATCGCGACACACTCCACCGAGATGATTGATATCAGGCGCCCCGAAGACGTGGCAAGCATAGTCTTCTGCTGCGATCCAGATCGTCCCCCCATCCAAGTGAGTCCCGAAAGGCCCGAGCTGAAAAACGCCCAACTACGCGCTCTTCTCCCGCACTTGAGTCACGCACACAAGTTGGCGTTCTTCTGTGCGCGACCCCTGCTTGTCGAAGGCCCAAGTGATGCCTTCATCTGCACAGAGTTGGACAACCGACTCAGCCTCTACCTCGCGCCGACAGGAGCCCAACTTGTACCTGTGATGGGCAAAGGGCGAATGCCCATCGTAGCAAAGTTACTCAAGCTCATCGGCAAGTCACCCATCGTCCTAGCAGATGTCGATGCCATCGCCGATGGCCTCGACCTTGTCAGCGTCTACGCAAGCGACTCCTCTGTTGCGAAAGCCGCCAATGCCAAGGGCTATTCCGATGCGCACGCGTTCGCGGCATCAGTGCACGGTGATTTCTGCCACTTGGCCGATGCTCAATGGCACGACATAGCACCCCACGCCGAGCAGCACCCGTACTGGCAGCTTCGAGACCCCACTAAGAACGAGGTGGCGCAGAAGAGGCGCGCAGCTCTCGCGGCCCTCATGAGCATGTCAGCCGCCGAACGAGCTTCAATGTCCAACACCGTACAGTGGGTCGCGATATACGACAGGGTCACCGCCTTACTTGATTTCCTTGAGACTGCCGGGTGCTTTGTTTTTCGAAGGGGCACCATCGAGTGCTACTATGGAACCGTGGATGCCCGAACCGCCGCAGGGAAGCCTGGCGAAGCGCTCGTTGAGGCAACGACATTTGCGCAGGCAGATAGTGCGCTTCTTGAGGCGCAGTACGCCGATGCTCTCCGCGCACTTAGATTTGCAGCGCGCGTCCAGTCGATCGATGAGAGGGAAGCCCTACGTGAACTTCTTTTGGCCGTGTCCGCGCCGGCCCTCGCGGTCCTATGCAAGGACACGACCCCCGAGCAACTTAACCAGCTCGCGCTCAGATTGCTATCGGACAAGGCGTCCCTGCTCCGTCTTGAACCGAGCGCCGGAGACTCGGGGCAACCCCGACTAACGATCCATCTAAACTCCGCCGTCCTTCCTTCCACCGGGTTCCCAATCCGCCTCGACAAGGGCTGCAACCCGGTCACGGAGGTTGACCGCCAACTGGGCATCGACTCCTCGGATGGCGTTTGA